The DNA region TCACGGGTATAACCGACCACTTTCAATGCCGCGCGGTTGAGCAGGGCACGGTCGTAGAGGTGCAGGACGAACACCGGGGTGTCTGGCGCGGCCTTGTTCAGTTCATCAATCGTCGGCAGGCGTTTTTCGGCGAACTGGAATTCGTTCCAGCCACCGACCACTCGCACCCATTGCGGCGTGGGTGTGCGGTCTGCCTGATCCTTGAGCATGCGCAGCGCGTCGACCAGTGAAGGGACGCCTTCCCAGCGCAGTTCGAGGTTGTAGTTCAGGCCACCACGGATCAGGTGCAGATGCGAGTCGTTGAGACCGGGAATCACCGTGCGACCGTGCAGGTCGATAATTTGGCTGCCGGGACCTTGCAGGGCCATGGCCTGGGCATCGCTGCCGACCACCACAAAGCGTCCGTCCTTGATCGCGACCGCGCTGGCCTGAGGTTTTTTGCGATCGACGGTGTGCAGGCGTCCGTTGTACAGGATGAGGTCGGCGGGGGCGTCGGGCATGGTTTTACTCCCTGCGATTAGCGGGCTGATCCAGGCACCGACGGCGCCTGCCGAAAGGCCTTGCAGTACACGGCGGCGGTTAAATCCGTCGTGGTCGTCAGGTGGGCTCATGGGCAGTGCTCCGCGCAAAGGATCTTCATAAAAAAGCGAGGGCAAACAGCCGATGTCTGACGCATGCGGCCAGAAGGAATATAGACGGCAAATCCACAGGTAGCCGTTTTCCAATGGCGAAAAACGACGAATCCCGCCACGAGGGCGGGATTCGTTTGCAGCCAGGCGTGCCCCCGAAGGTCGGGAGCGGCGCGCTTAGGCCGGGAACAGCTCGGACAGTTTCATGGCCAGCATCATGTCGCCTTCGGCGCGCAGTTTGCCGCCCATGAAGGCTTGCATGCCGTCAGTTTCGCCGCTGACGATGCCTTCCAGGGTTTCGCCGTCCATGACCAGAGTCACCTGGGCGTCCGGGTTTTCGCCTTCCTGGAGCTCGCAGGTGCTGTCCTTGACGATCAGCGAGAAGTTCTTGGTGTCGTCGATGCGGAAACCGAATACCAGGTCCAGACCGGCAGCAGCGGCTGGGTTGAACTTGGCTTTCATTGCTTGTACGGCATCAGCTACGGAGGTCATGGTTCGATCCTTTCTTGGGTAATTAGAGCTGGGTGAATACAGCCAGGGTCACAATAGTCCGGACTCAGCGAAACGTGATGAGTTCCGGGGTCTTCAACAGTTGCAGGTGCGCATGACTGTTGAAAGAAGACAGAGCCACCTCGCGACCGCGAAACTTCAGCAGGTTGAGCGAGGTGTTGACGATTTGCCAGTTCAGTTCAAACGCCTGCCTGGCAGGCATTTGCGTAATGAGGTGGAGCAGGGCCGTGATAGTGCCGCCGGAGGTGAACACGGCGATTTTCTGGGTGTTGTCGGCGCTTTCGAGGATTCGCTGCAGACCGGCCTGCACCCGTTCGACAAACCCCAGCCAGCTTTCCAGGCCCGGTGTGTCATAGGTGCCGGCGAGCCAGCGTTCGATAATCAGGGCGAAGATGCGCTGGAACTCACCGCGATTTTGCGCGGCATTGCGCAGGATGTGCAGCGCTTCGGGTTCGTCCGGTAACATGGCCGGCAGCAGCGCGCGGATCACCGCGTCGGCGTCGAACTCATTGAAAGCGGAATCGATTTCCAGCGCGGGAACCGGCAGGCCTGCCGCAGCGAACTGTTCCAGTGCGCTGTTGGCCGTGTGCTGCTGGCGGCGCAGATCGCCCGAGAGGCAGCGATCGAAGCTGATACCCAGCTCGGCGAGGTGCTGGCCGAGGACTTCTGCCTGGCGAATACCGGTCGGCGACAGGACGTCATAGTCGTCTGCACCAAAGGAGGCCTGGCCATGTCGAATCAAATAGATACTGCCCACGTCCGCGTCATCCCGGTACGTTGAAGGTTCGGCGAGGTTATGAGGATGAGGGTGAGCTGTCAATGAAAAAACATACGCTTGTTTGAAATGCCCGTTACAGGGCTGTTGCCAGAGGTTTCACGGCTGGTCGCCGGGGCGGCGCATGGGTATGCTGGAGGTATCCCGCGCGCATTTTTGCAGCGCATCGTATTAAAGGAGTCCCTGTGGAGTTTTTTGCGGAGTACGCAGTTTTTCTGGCTAAGACCGTGACACTGGTGATCGCCATTCTGGTGGTCCTGGCCAGTTTCGCGGCGTTGCGCAGCAAAGGTCGACGCAAGTCGGTCGGCCAGTTGCAAGTCAGCAAACTCAATGATTTCTACAAAGGGCTGCGCGAACGTCTGGAGCAAACTTTGCTCGACAAGGACCAGCTCAAGGCCTTGCGCAAGGTCGAAGCTAAAACCGAGAAAAAGCAAAAGAAGAAAACCGAGGCCAAGCCACGGGTGTTCGTGCTGGATTTCGATGGCGACATCAAGGCGTCAGCCACTGAAAGCCTGCGCCATGAAATCACCGCGCTGCTGACCCTCGCCACGCCCAAGGATGAAGTGGTGCTGCGTCTGGAAAGCGGCGGTGGCATGGTTCACAGCTACGGCCTGGCGTCCTCGCAACTGGCGCGTATCCGTGATGCCGGTGTGCCGTTGACCGTGTGCATCGACAAGGTCGCGGCCAGCGGCGGCTACATGATGGCGTGCATCGGCGAGAAGATCATCAGCGCGCCGTTCGCGATCCTCGGCTCGATCGGTGTCGTTGCGCAGCTGCCTAACGTCAACCGCCTGCTGAAAAAGCACGACATCGACTTCGAAGTGCTGACCGCGGGCGAGTACAAGCGCACCCTGACGGTGTTTGGCGAAAACACCGAGAAGGGCCGTGAGAAGTTCCAGGAAGACCTGGACATCACTCACCAGTTGTTCAAGAACTTCGTTTCCCGCTATCGCCCACAATTGGCCATCGACGAAGTGGCCACCGGTGAAATCTGGCTCGGCATCGCGGCGCTGGATAAACAACTGGTGGACGAGCTGAAAACCAGCGATGAATACCTCGCCGAACGTGCCAAGAAGTCCGAGCTGTACCACTTGCACTACGCCGAACGTAAAAGCCTGCAGGAACGCATCGGCATGGCGGCCAGCGGCTCGGTCGATCGTGTGCTGCTGAGCTGGTGGAGCCGGTTGACCCAGCAACGCTTCTGGTAAGCACCGTCGTGTAATCGTTTACGCCGGACACAAAAAAGCCCTGAACCGGATTTCCGATTCAGGGCTTTTTGTTTTACGCGTACTTAGCGGCGACGGAACAGCGGCAGCGGTTCGTCGGTAGCAGCCTGATAGGTCACCGAGAAGTCCTTGAGACCTTCCAGGGCTTCGTACGGGTCTTTATCGGCGCGGATCGCAAAGGCGTCGAAGCCGCAGCGGTGCAGGTAGAACAGCTGGTCGCGCAGCACATCGCCGATTGCCCGCAGTTCACCTTTGAACCCGTAACGGTCACGCAGCAGGCGGGCGTTGGAGTAGTTGCGGCCATCAGTGAAGGCTGGGAAATTCAGGGCGATCACCTGGAAATTTTCCACGTCGTCACCGATTTCTTCCGCTTCTTCATCGGCATCCAGCCATACGCCCAGGCCGCCATCGCGGGCCTTGAGCATGCGGCTGTGTTCGCGCCACAGTTGCAACGGGACGATCAGGTCGTCGCAGTTGCTGACCTCGTCGATGTTGAAGTCCTTGGGCAGCAAGTGCCAGGTTTCGTCGACGACCTCGTTGTTCTTAATTATTCGCTGCATAGACGCGCTCCTTGAAGAGGTCGATGCCAATACGCTGATAGGTGTCGATGAAACGCTCGTCTTCGGTACGTTGTTCGATGTACACGTCGATCAGCTTTTCAATCACATCAGGCATGGCTTCCTGGGCGAAGGATGGGCCGAGGATCTTGCCCAGGCTCGCATCGCGACTGGCGCTGCCACCGAGGGACACCTGATAGAACTCTTCGCCTTTCTTGTCCACCCCGAGAATGCCGATGTGGCCGACGTGGTGGTGACCACAGGCGTTCATGCAGCCGGAGATGTTCAGGTCCAGTTCGCCGATATCGAACAGGTAATCCAGGTCTTCGAAGCGACGCTGGATCGACTCGGCGATCGGGATCGACTTGGCGTTGGCCAGGGAGCAGAAGTCGCCGCCCGGGCAGCAGATGATGTCGGTCAGCAAGCCGATGTTCGGCGTGGCGAAACCCTGTTCGCGCAACTCGCCCCACATCGCGAACAGTTGAGTCTGCTCAACGTCGGCCAGAATGATGTTCTGCTCGTGGGAGGTGCGCAACTGACCGAAGCTGTAACGGTCGGCCAGGTCGGCAACGGCATCGAGCTGCTTGTCGGTGATGTCGCCCGGTGCAACGCCGGTCGGCTTCAGGGACAGGGTCACGGCTACATAACCGGGCTTCTTGTGAGCCAGGGTATTGCGGGTGCGCCAGCGCGCGAAGCCCGGGTGTTCTTTATCGAGTTCGGCCAACGCCAGGGCCTGGTTGTCCAGAGCCTTGTACTCCGGATCAACGAAGTGTTTGGCCACGCGATGCACTTCGGCTTCGGTCAGCGTGGTCTGGCCACCGCGAAGGTGTTCCATCTCTGCGTCGAC from Pseudomonas sp. ACM7 includes:
- a CDS encoding SCP2 sterol-binding domain-containing protein, whose protein sequence is MTSVADAVQAMKAKFNPAAAAGLDLVFGFRIDDTKNFSLIVKDSTCELQEGENPDAQVTLVMDGETLEGIVSGETDGMQAFMGGKLRAEGDMMLAMKLSELFPA
- a CDS encoding histidine phosphatase family protein, with the protein product MGSIYLIRHGQASFGADDYDVLSPTGIRQAEVLGQHLAELGISFDRCLSGDLRRQQHTANSALEQFAAAGLPVPALEIDSAFNEFDADAVIRALLPAMLPDEPEALHILRNAAQNRGEFQRIFALIIERWLAGTYDTPGLESWLGFVERVQAGLQRILESADNTQKIAVFTSGGTITALLHLITQMPARQAFELNWQIVNTSLNLLKFRGREVALSSFNSHAHLQLLKTPELITFR
- the sohB gene encoding protease SohB → MEFFAEYAVFLAKTVTLVIAILVVLASFAALRSKGRRKSVGQLQVSKLNDFYKGLRERLEQTLLDKDQLKALRKVEAKTEKKQKKKTEAKPRVFVLDFDGDIKASATESLRHEITALLTLATPKDEVVLRLESGGGMVHSYGLASSQLARIRDAGVPLTVCIDKVAASGGYMMACIGEKIISAPFAILGSIGVVAQLPNVNRLLKKHDIDFEVLTAGEYKRTLTVFGENTEKGREKFQEDLDITHQLFKNFVSRYRPQLAIDEVATGEIWLGIAALDKQLVDELKTSDEYLAERAKKSELYHLHYAERKSLQERIGMAASGSVDRVLLSWWSRLTQQRFW
- a CDS encoding DUF934 domain-containing protein → MQRIIKNNEVVDETWHLLPKDFNIDEVSNCDDLIVPLQLWREHSRMLKARDGGLGVWLDADEEAEEIGDDVENFQVIALNFPAFTDGRNYSNARLLRDRYGFKGELRAIGDVLRDQLFYLHRCGFDAFAIRADKDPYEALEGLKDFSVTYQAATDEPLPLFRRR
- a CDS encoding nitrite/sulfite reductase, whose translation is MYVYDEYDQRIIEDRVKQFRDQTRRYLAGELSEEEFRPLRLQNGLYIQRFAPMLRVAVPYGQLTSRQTRMMARIARDFDKGYAHISTRQNVQFNWPALEDIPDILAELATVQMHAIQTSGNCLRNVTTDQFAGVAADELIDPRPWCEIVRQWTTFHPEFAYLPRKFKIAINGSTSDRAAIEVHDIGLEPVHNAAGELGFRVLVGGGLGRTPVVGAFINEFLPWQDLLSYLDAILRVYNRYGRRDNKYKARIKILVKALTPEVFAQKVDAEMEHLRGGQTTLTEAEVHRVAKHFVDPEYKALDNQALALAELDKEHPGFARWRTRNTLAHKKPGYVAVTLSLKPTGVAPGDITDKQLDAVADLADRYSFGQLRTSHEQNIILADVEQTQLFAMWGELREQGFATPNIGLLTDIICCPGGDFCSLANAKSIPIAESIQRRFEDLDYLFDIGELDLNISGCMNACGHHHVGHIGILGVDKKGEEFYQVSLGGSASRDASLGKILGPSFAQEAMPDVIEKLIDVYIEQRTEDERFIDTYQRIGIDLFKERVYAANN